Proteins encoded together in one Terriglobales bacterium window:
- a CDS encoding DinB family protein produces the protein MTQQELDDKLAAVERGPSLIAAAVAGLDDATLRFKPTPGKWCVLEILGHLADIEVLYGYRMRQMIADKEPVIAPIDQDDWARNLGYLEATPAELLDAYQSARRANLRLLRRLHPADLEKGAFHPERGSQVKLAELLGMMAGHDPNHLAQIERLKQQAAVR, from the coding sequence CGCTGTCGAGCGCGGCCCTTCGCTGATCGCTGCTGCCGTGGCCGGCCTTGACGACGCCACCCTGCGCTTCAAGCCCACGCCCGGCAAGTGGTGCGTTCTGGAGATTCTCGGCCACCTCGCCGATATTGAAGTTCTTTACGGCTACCGCATGCGCCAGATGATTGCGGACAAGGAGCCCGTCATCGCTCCCATTGACCAGGACGATTGGGCTCGCAACCTGGGCTATCTGGAAGCCACCCCGGCGGAACTGCTTGACGCTTACCAGTCCGCGCGCCGCGCCAACCTGCGCCTGCTTCGCCGCCTTCACCCTGCCGACCTCGAAAAGGGCGCGTTCCACCCCGAACGCGGCAGCCAGGTCAAGCTGGCCGAGCTTCTCGGAATGATGGCCGGCCATGACCCCAACCACCTCGCCCAGATTGAACGGTTGAAGCAGCAGGCCGCCGTCAGGTAA